In a single window of the Pseudomonas entomophila genome:
- the dnaE gene encoding DNA polymerase III subunit alpha: MSVSFVHLRVHSEFSLVDGLVRIKPLAKALAGMNMPAVAITDQSNMCSLVKFYKTAMGAGIKPICGADLWLAGADPEAPLSRICFLAMNPKGYRNLTELISRGWTDGQRNGLVIIQRDWIAPASEGLIALSAGKEGDIGMALLAGRQAEAEVLLGDWMGMFPDRFYVEVQRTNRAGDEEYVHAAVALADKFGAPLVATNDVRFIKQTDFDAHETRVCIGEGWTLDDPRRPRGYSDQQYLKSAEEMAELFSDLPDAIANTVEIAKRCNITVQLGKYFLPDFPTPNGMGIDDYLRHVSHEGLEERLAVLWPKETTPNYEEKRQVYLDRLKFELDIIIQMGFPGYFLIVMDFIKWAKNNDVPVGPGRGSGAGSLVAYVLKITDLDPLAYDLLFERFLNPERISMPDFDVDFCMDGRDRVIDYVAEAYGRNAVSQIITFGTMAAKAVVRDVARVQGKSYGLADRLSKMIPFEVGMTLEKAYEQEEILRDFLKSDEDGREIWDMALKLEGVTRGTGKHAGGVVIAPTKLTDFSPIACDEEGGGLVTQFDKDDVEAAGLVKFDFLGLRTLTIIKWAMEIINREQKKKDLPDVNIDFIPLDDRKTYELLQKAETTAVFQLESRGMKELIKKLKPDCLEDLIALVALFRPGPLQSGMVDDFINRKHGRAELAYPHSDYQYEGLKPVLAPTYGIILYQEQVMQIAQVMAGYTLGGADMLRRAMGKKKPEEMAKQRGGFIEGCVANNIDADLAGNIFDLVEKFAGYGFNKSHSAAYGLVSYQTAWLKTHYPAPFMAAVLSADMHNTDKVVVLVEEVRSMKLRLDAPDVNFSDFKFTVNDDGRIVYGLGAIKGVGEGPVEAIVEARAQGGPFKDLFDFCERIDLKRVNKRTLDALIRSGALDRLGPHFHDEIKAYQANIDRNRATLLSALGEAVKAAEQAAHTADSGHVDLFGGMFDAADADVYANHRKVRELTLKERLKGEKDTLGLYLTGHPIDEYETEIRRFARQRIVDLKPARDTQTIAGMIIALRVMKNKKGDKMGFVTLDDRSGRIEASLFADAFMAAQALLQTDAMVVVEGEVSNDDFSGGLRLRVKTVMTMEDARTKLAESLRLKISHEALKGDRLSWLGELITRHRGGCPITLEYTGSDAKAMLQFGDQWSIDPADGLIQALRDQFGRENVFLQYR, encoded by the coding sequence ATGTCGGTCTCCTTCGTTCACCTTCGCGTGCACTCCGAATTCTCCCTGGTCGATGGCCTGGTGCGGATCAAGCCGCTGGCCAAAGCCTTGGCCGGGATGAACATGCCGGCGGTGGCGATCACCGACCAGAGCAACATGTGCTCGCTGGTGAAGTTCTACAAGACCGCGATGGGCGCCGGGATCAAGCCGATCTGCGGCGCCGACTTGTGGCTGGCTGGAGCGGATCCCGAAGCGCCGTTGTCGCGCATCTGCTTCCTGGCCATGAACCCCAAGGGCTACCGCAATCTCACCGAGTTGATCTCGCGGGGTTGGACCGATGGCCAACGCAACGGCCTGGTGATCATCCAGCGCGACTGGATTGCCCCGGCCAGCGAGGGCTTGATCGCCCTGTCCGCAGGCAAGGAAGGCGATATCGGCATGGCCCTGTTGGCCGGTCGCCAGGCTGAAGCCGAAGTCCTGCTCGGCGACTGGATGGGCATGTTCCCGGATCGCTTCTACGTCGAGGTGCAACGCACCAACCGCGCCGGCGATGAAGAATACGTGCATGCCGCCGTTGCCCTGGCCGACAAGTTTGGCGCGCCGCTGGTGGCGACCAACGACGTGCGTTTCATCAAGCAGACGGATTTCGACGCCCACGAGACCCGCGTATGCATCGGCGAGGGCTGGACCCTCGACGACCCACGCCGCCCGCGTGGCTACAGCGACCAGCAGTACTTGAAATCGGCCGAGGAAATGGCCGAATTGTTCAGTGACCTGCCCGATGCCATCGCCAATACCGTGGAGATCGCCAAGCGCTGCAACATCACCGTGCAGCTGGGCAAGTACTTCCTTCCTGACTTCCCCACGCCCAACGGCATGGGCATCGACGATTATCTGCGGCATGTCTCCCACGAAGGCCTGGAAGAGCGCCTGGCCGTGCTGTGGCCGAAAGAGACCACACCTAACTACGAAGAGAAGCGGCAGGTCTACCTGGACCGCCTGAAGTTCGAGCTGGACATCATCATCCAGATGGGCTTCCCCGGTTACTTCCTGATCGTCATGGACTTCATCAAGTGGGCCAAGAACAACGACGTGCCTGTCGGGCCGGGCCGGGGGTCGGGTGCCGGTTCGCTGGTGGCCTACGTGCTGAAGATCACCGACCTCGATCCGCTTGCCTACGACCTGCTGTTCGAACGTTTTCTCAACCCTGAACGTATTTCCATGCCCGACTTCGACGTCGACTTCTGCATGGATGGCCGCGACCGGGTGATTGACTACGTGGCCGAGGCTTACGGGCGCAACGCGGTGAGCCAGATCATCACCTTCGGCACCATGGCCGCCAAGGCGGTGGTGCGTGACGTGGCCCGGGTGCAGGGTAAATCATATGGCCTGGCCGACCGCCTGTCGAAGATGATCCCCTTCGAAGTGGGCATGACCCTGGAGAAGGCCTACGAGCAGGAAGAGATCCTGCGCGACTTCCTCAAGAGTGATGAGGACGGCCGCGAGATCTGGGACATGGCCCTCAAGCTCGAGGGTGTCACCCGGGGTACCGGCAAGCACGCCGGTGGCGTGGTGATCGCGCCGACCAAGCTCACCGACTTCTCGCCGATCGCCTGTGATGAAGAGGGCGGCGGCCTGGTGACCCAGTTCGACAAGGATGACGTCGAGGCTGCGGGCCTGGTGAAGTTCGACTTCCTCGGCCTGCGTACGCTGACGATCATCAAGTGGGCGATGGAGATCATCAACCGCGAGCAGAAAAAGAAGGACCTGCCCGACGTCAATATCGACTTCATCCCCCTGGATGATCGCAAGACGTACGAGCTGCTGCAGAAGGCCGAGACCACGGCGGTGTTCCAGCTCGAATCCCGCGGCATGAAGGAGCTGATCAAGAAGCTCAAGCCGGACTGCCTGGAAGACCTTATCGCGCTGGTGGCACTGTTCCGCCCGGGCCCGCTGCAATCGGGCATGGTGGATGACTTCATCAACCGCAAGCACGGCCGCGCCGAGCTGGCCTACCCGCACTCGGACTACCAGTACGAGGGGCTCAAGCCAGTCCTGGCACCGACCTACGGCATCATCCTGTACCAGGAACAGGTGATGCAGATCGCCCAGGTGATGGCGGGCTACACGCTCGGTGGCGCGGATATGCTGCGTCGGGCAATGGGTAAGAAAAAGCCCGAGGAAATGGCCAAGCAGCGCGGCGGCTTCATTGAAGGTTGCGTAGCCAACAATATCGATGCGGACCTGGCCGGCAACATCTTCGACCTGGTGGAGAAATTCGCCGGTTACGGCTTCAACAAATCCCACTCCGCCGCCTACGGCCTGGTGTCGTACCAGACCGCCTGGCTGAAGACCCATTACCCGGCGCCATTCATGGCCGCGGTACTGTCGGCGGATATGCACAACACCGACAAGGTGGTGGTGCTGGTCGAAGAGGTGCGCAGCATGAAGCTGCGCCTCGACGCACCGGATGTGAACTTCTCCGACTTCAAGTTCACCGTCAATGACGACGGCCGTATCGTCTACGGTTTGGGAGCGATCAAGGGCGTGGGCGAGGGCCCGGTGGAGGCGATCGTCGAGGCGCGCGCGCAAGGCGGCCCGTTCAAGGACCTGTTCGACTTCTGCGAGCGCATCGACCTCAAGCGCGTCAACAAACGCACCCTCGATGCCTTGATCCGCAGTGGCGCGCTGGACCGTCTTGGCCCGCACTTCCATGACGAGATCAAGGCTTACCAGGCCAACATCGACCGTAACCGGGCGACCTTGCTGTCGGCGCTGGGCGAGGCCGTCAAGGCCGCCGAGCAGGCTGCCCATACCGCTGACAGTGGTCATGTCGACCTGTTCGGCGGGATGTTCGACGCCGCCGATGCGGATGTTTACGCCAACCACCGCAAGGTGCGCGAGTTGACGCTCAAGGAGCGCCTCAAGGGCGAGAAGGATACCCTCGGCCTGTACCTCACCGGTCATCCGATCGACGAATACGAGACCGAGATCCGCCGCTTCGCCCGCCAGCGCATCGTCGACCTCAAGCCTGCGCGCGACACCCAGACCATCGCCGGCATGATCATTGCCCTGCGGGTGATGAAGAACAAGAAGGGCGACAAGATGGGCTTCGTCACCCTCGACGACCGTTCCGGGCGCATCGAGGCCTCGCTGTTCGCCGACGCCTTCATGGCGGCCCAGGCCCTGCTGCAGACCGACGCCATGGTGGTGGTGGAAGGGGAGGTGAGCAACGACGACTTCTCTGGAGGCCTGCGTCTGCGGGTCAAGACGGTGATGACCATGGAGGATGCGCGCACCAAGCTGGCCGAGAGCCTGCGCCTGAAGATCAGCCACGAAGCGCTGAAGGGGGACCGCCTCAGCTGGCTGGGCGAGCTGATCACCCGCCACCGCGGTGGCTGCCCGATCACCCTGGAGTACACCGGCAGCGACGCCAAGGCCATGCTGCAGTTCGGCGACCAGTGGTCTATCGACCCGGCCGATGGCCTGATTCAGGCACTGCGTGACCAGTTCGGGCGTGAGAACGTCTTCCTGCAATACCGTTGA
- the rnhB gene encoding ribonuclease HII: MQMGLDFNLVEELVAGVDEVGRGPLCGAVVTAAVILDPRRPILGLNDSKKLTEAKRDALFDEIREKALSFCIARAEVEEIDRLNILQATMLAMQRAVEGLHITPKLALIDGNRCPKLAVPAAPVVKGDSQVPAIAAASILAKVTRDREMSEFELVYPGYGIGGHKGYPTPVHLEALARLGPTPIHRRSFAPVRAAWEAREGFSNALI, from the coding sequence ATGCAGATGGGGCTGGATTTCAACCTGGTCGAAGAGCTGGTGGCGGGTGTCGACGAGGTGGGCCGTGGCCCACTGTGCGGCGCCGTGGTCACCGCGGCGGTGATTCTCGATCCTCGCCGGCCGATCCTTGGCTTGAATGATTCGAAGAAACTCACCGAGGCCAAGCGCGATGCGCTGTTCGACGAGATCCGCGAGAAGGCGCTGAGCTTCTGCATTGCCCGGGCCGAGGTCGAGGAAATCGATCGTCTGAACATTCTCCAGGCCACCATGCTGGCCATGCAGCGTGCGGTCGAAGGGTTGCACATCACGCCGAAACTGGCGTTGATCGATGGCAACCGCTGCCCGAAGCTCGCGGTGCCGGCAGCACCAGTGGTCAAAGGTGATTCCCAGGTGCCGGCGATCGCGGCGGCTTCAATCCTGGCCAAGGTCACCCGTGACCGGGAGATGAGCGAGTTCGAGCTGGTCTACCCGGGGTACGGGATCGGCGGGCACAAGGGGTATCCGACCCCTGTGCACCTCGAGGCGCTGGCCCGCCTGGGGCCGACGCCTATCCATCGGCGTTCGTTCGCGCCGGTGCGGGCGGCGTGGGAGGCCCGCGAAGGGTTTTCCAACGCCTTGATCTGA
- the lpxB gene encoding lipid-A-disaccharide synthase, whose amino-acid sequence MAQLCVALVAGEASGDILGSGLMRAIKARHPDVRFIGVGGPLMEAEGMTSYFPMERLAVMGLVEVLGRLRELLKRRKELIRTLIDEKPDVFIGIDAPDFTLNIELKLRQAGIKTVHYVSPSVWAWRQKRVLKIREGCDLMLTLLPFEARFYEEQGVPVRFVGHPLADTIPLEADRGAARTELGLAEGPVVALMPGSRGGEVGRLGALFLDAAQRLRELVPGVRFVLPCANAARRAQVEQMLEGRDLPLTLLDGRSHQALAACDAVLIASGTATLEAMLYKRPMVVAYRLAPLTYWILKRMVKSPYVSLPNLLAQRMLVPELLQAAATSEALAQTLAPLVRDGSQQTDSFDQIHRTLRRDASNQAADAVLALLKDR is encoded by the coding sequence ATGGCTCAACTCTGTGTTGCGCTGGTCGCTGGCGAGGCCAGCGGCGACATCCTCGGTTCCGGCCTGATGCGCGCCATCAAGGCGCGCCACCCTGATGTGCGGTTCATCGGTGTCGGTGGCCCCCTGATGGAGGCCGAGGGCATGACCTCCTATTTCCCCATGGAGCGCCTGGCGGTCATGGGGCTGGTCGAAGTGCTCGGGCGCTTGCGCGAGCTGTTGAAGCGGCGCAAGGAGCTGATCCGGACGCTGATCGACGAAAAGCCCGACGTATTCATCGGCATCGATGCCCCCGACTTCACCCTCAACATCGAACTCAAGCTGCGTCAGGCCGGGATCAAGACCGTGCATTACGTCAGCCCTTCGGTTTGGGCCTGGCGGCAGAAGCGCGTGCTGAAGATCCGCGAAGGGTGCGACCTGATGCTCACCCTGTTGCCTTTCGAGGCGCGCTTCTACGAAGAGCAGGGCGTGCCGGTACGCTTTGTCGGTCACCCCCTGGCCGACACCATTCCCCTCGAGGCTGATCGCGGTGCCGCGCGTACCGAACTCGGTCTGGCCGAAGGCCCGGTTGTCGCCCTCATGCCGGGTAGCCGGGGTGGCGAAGTCGGGCGTCTGGGGGCGCTGTTCCTGGACGCCGCGCAGCGTTTGCGCGAGTTGGTGCCGGGCGTGCGTTTCGTCTTGCCCTGCGCCAATGCCGCACGGCGTGCCCAGGTCGAGCAGATGCTCGAGGGCCGCGACCTGCCGCTGACGCTGCTCGATGGCCGCTCGCACCAGGCCTTGGCCGCTTGCGACGCGGTGCTGATCGCCTCTGGCACGGCGACGCTCGAGGCGATGCTGTACAAACGCCCCATGGTCGTGGCCTATCGCTTGGCGCCATTGACCTACTGGATTCTCAAACGCATGGTCAAAAGCCCGTACGTGTCGCTGCCCAACCTGCTGGCCCAGCGGATGCTGGTGCCAGAGTTGCTGCAGGCTGCCGCCACCAGCGAAGCCCTGGCGCAGACTTTGGCGCCTCTGGTCAGGGACGGCTCGCAACAGACAGACAGTTTTGACCAGATTCACCGCACGCTGCGCCGCGACGCTTCCAACCAGGCGGCCGACGCGGTGCTTGCCCTGCTGAAGGACCGTTGA
- the lpxA gene encoding acyl-ACP--UDP-N-acetylglucosamine O-acyltransferase: MSSIDPRAIIDPSAKLAEGVEVGPWSIVGPDVEIGEGTIIGPHVVLKGPTRIGKHNRIYQFSSIGEDTPDMKYKGEPTRLVMGDHNVIREGVTIHRGTIQDRSETTLGDHNLIMAYAHIGHDSVIGNHCILVNNTALAGHVHVGDWAILSGYTLVHQYCHIGAHAFSGMGTAIGKDVPAYVTVFGSPAEARSMNFEGLRRRGFSDEVLHALRRAYKIVYRQGLTVEEAMKELDELVTQFPEVELFRQSIANSARGITR; encoded by the coding sequence ATGAGTTCGATTGATCCTCGGGCGATCATCGACCCTTCGGCCAAGCTGGCCGAAGGGGTCGAGGTCGGCCCCTGGTCGATCGTAGGCCCCGATGTGGAAATCGGGGAGGGCACCATCATTGGTCCGCATGTGGTGCTCAAGGGGCCGACCCGTATCGGCAAGCACAACCGCATCTACCAGTTCTCGTCGATTGGCGAAGACACCCCTGACATGAAGTACAAGGGTGAGCCAACGCGCCTGGTGATGGGTGATCACAACGTGATCCGCGAGGGCGTCACCATTCACCGTGGGACCATCCAGGACCGTTCGGAAACGACGCTGGGCGACCACAACCTGATCATGGCCTATGCCCACATCGGCCACGACAGCGTGATCGGCAACCACTGCATCCTGGTCAACAACACGGCGCTGGCTGGCCACGTGCATGTGGGCGATTGGGCGATCCTGTCGGGCTACACGCTGGTGCACCAGTACTGCCATATCGGTGCTCATGCGTTCTCTGGCATGGGGACGGCGATCGGCAAGGATGTACCGGCCTATGTCACGGTCTTCGGCAGCCCCGCCGAAGCGCGCAGCATGAACTTCGAAGGCCTGCGTCGCCGTGGTTTCAGCGATGAAGTGCTGCACGCGCTGCGCCGGGCCTACAAGATCGTCTACCGTCAGGGCCTCACCGTCGAAGAGGCGATGAAGGAACTGGACGAACTGGTCACTCAGTTCCCCGAAGTCGAATTGTTCCGCCAGTCGATCGCCAATTCCGCCCGCGGCATTACCCGCTGA
- the fabZ gene encoding 3-hydroxyacyl-ACP dehydratase FabZ, giving the protein MMDINEIREYLPHRYPFLLVDRVTELDFEAQSIRAYKNVSINEPFFNGHFPAHPIMPGVLIIEAMAQAAGILGFKMLDAKPADGTLYYFVGSDKLRFRQPVLPGDQLVLEAKFLSRKSMIWKFECRALVDGKPVCSAEITCAERSL; this is encoded by the coding sequence ATGATGGACATCAACGAGATTCGCGAATACCTGCCTCACCGTTACCCGTTCCTGCTGGTGGATCGCGTGACGGAGCTGGACTTCGAGGCCCAAAGCATTCGTGCCTACAAGAATGTCAGCATCAACGAGCCGTTCTTCAATGGCCACTTCCCGGCGCATCCGATCATGCCCGGCGTGCTGATCATCGAGGCGATGGCCCAGGCGGCCGGTATTCTCGGGTTCAAGATGCTCGACGCCAAGCCGGCCGACGGCACCCTCTACTACTTCGTCGGCTCCGACAAGCTGCGTTTCCGCCAGCCGGTGCTGCCGGGCGACCAGTTGGTGCTGGAAGCCAAGTTCCTCAGCCGTAAAAGCATGATCTGGAAGTTCGAGTGCCGTGCCCTGGTCGACGGCAAACCGGTCTGCTCGGCTGAAATCACCTGCGCGGAACGCTCCCTATGA
- the lpxD gene encoding UDP-3-O-(3-hydroxymyristoyl)glucosamine N-acyltransferase — protein MTVTMTLGQLAEALGATLKGPEALQITGLATLQEAGAGQLSFLANKQYRKFLDDSQASAVLLKAEDAEGFAGNALIVADPYLAYARISHLFDPKPRAVAGIHPSAVVAEDAQVDASASIGPFVVIESGARIGADVTVGAHCFIGARCVIGEGGWLAPRVTLYHDVTIGKRVVIQSGAVIGGEGFGFANEKGIWRKIAQIGGVTLGDDVEIGVNTAVDRGALSDTRIGDGVKLDNQIQIAHNVQVGDHTAMAACVGISGSTRIGKHCMIAGGVGMVGHIDVCDNVFVSGMTMVTRSITEPGGYSSGTAMQPLAEWRKSAARIRQLDEMSKRLQQLEKRVDTVTSGGQSTSEG, from the coding sequence ATGACCGTGACCATGACACTCGGCCAGCTGGCCGAGGCCCTCGGGGCCACGCTGAAAGGCCCCGAGGCGCTGCAGATTACCGGGCTGGCCACCTTGCAGGAGGCCGGCGCCGGGCAGTTGAGTTTTCTCGCCAACAAGCAGTACCGCAAGTTCCTGGACGACTCCCAGGCCAGTGCGGTGTTGCTCAAGGCCGAGGACGCCGAAGGCTTTGCCGGCAACGCCTTGATCGTGGCCGACCCCTATCTCGCCTATGCGCGCATCTCGCACCTGTTCGATCCAAAGCCCAGGGCTGTGGCGGGAATTCATCCCAGCGCCGTGGTGGCTGAAGACGCGCAGGTCGACGCCAGCGCCAGCATCGGTCCGTTCGTCGTGATCGAAAGCGGTGCCCGCATCGGTGCCGATGTGACCGTCGGTGCCCATTGCTTCATCGGTGCCCGCTGCGTGATCGGCGAAGGTGGCTGGCTCGCGCCGCGCGTCACGCTTTATCACGATGTCACCATCGGCAAGCGTGTGGTGATCCAGTCCGGTGCAGTGATCGGCGGCGAGGGCTTCGGCTTTGCCAACGAGAAGGGTATCTGGCGCAAGATCGCCCAGATTGGCGGTGTGACGTTGGGCGACGATGTGGAAATCGGTGTGAATACCGCCGTGGACCGCGGCGCGTTGTCCGACACGCGAATCGGTGATGGCGTCAAGCTCGACAACCAGATCCAGATCGCCCACAACGTGCAGGTCGGTGACCACACCGCGATGGCGGCATGCGTCGGGATTTCCGGTAGCACCCGTATTGGCAAGCACTGCATGATTGCCGGTGGCGTCGGCATGGTTGGCCATATCGATGTCTGCGACAATGTGTTCGTGTCCGGCATGACCATGGTGACCCGCTCCATTACCGAGCCGGGTGGCTATTCTTCCGGTACGGCCATGCAGCCTTTGGCCGAATGGCGCAAGAGCGCCGCGCGCATTCGCCAGTTGGATGAGATGTCCAAGCGTCTCCAGCAGCTGGAAAAACGAGTTGACACCGTGACCTCAGGTGGCCAGTCGACATCAGAAGGCTGA
- a CDS encoding OmpH family outer membrane protein, which produces MRKLTQLAILAAALVATPAFAEMKVAVLNYQMALLESDAAKKYAVDAEKKFGPQLTKLKGLESSAKGIQDRLIKGGDKMPQPERERLELEFKQKARDFQFQSKELNEAKAVADRDMLKQLKPKLDGAVEEVIKKGGFDLVLERGAVIDVKPQYDITRQVIERMNQAR; this is translated from the coding sequence GTGCGTAAGTTGACCCAACTGGCCATCCTGGCCGCGGCGCTGGTCGCCACCCCGGCTTTCGCCGAAATGAAGGTAGCCGTGCTGAACTATCAGATGGCTCTGCTCGAATCCGACGCGGCCAAGAAGTACGCCGTCGACGCCGAGAAGAAGTTCGGTCCGCAGCTGACCAAGCTCAAGGGCCTGGAAAGCAGCGCCAAAGGCATCCAGGACCGCCTGATCAAGGGCGGTGACAAGATGCCTCAGCCAGAGCGTGAGCGTCTGGAGCTCGAGTTCAAGCAAAAAGCGCGTGACTTCCAGTTCCAGTCGAAGGAACTGAACGAAGCCAAGGCCGTTGCCGACCGCGACATGCTCAAGCAGCTCAAGCCCAAGCTGGACGGCGCTGTCGAGGAAGTGATCAAGAAGGGTGGCTTCGACCTGGTGCTCGAGCGCGGCGCGGTCATCGATGTCAAACCTCAGTACGACATCACCCGCCAAGTCATCGAGCGCATGAACCAAGCGCGTTGA
- the bamA gene encoding outer membrane protein assembly factor BamA produces the protein MKRLLLTAVLSALMIAEVHAESFTISDIRVNGLQRVSAGSVFGALPLNVGDQVDDRRLVDSTRSLFKTGFFQDIQLNRDGNVLIINVVERPSVSSIEIEGNKAISTEDLMKGLKQSGLAEGEIFQRATLEGVRNELQRQYVAQGRYSAEVDAEVVPQPRNRVGLKIKINEGTVAAIQHINVVGNTVFDDETLGQLFELKTTNWLSFFKNDDKYAREKLSGDLERLRSYYLDRGYINMDIASTQVSITPDKKHVYITVNINEGEKYTVRDVKLSGDLKVPEDQVKSLLLVQPGQVFSRKVMTTTSDLITRRLGNEGYTFANVNGVPQPNDQDHTVDIMFVVDPGKRAYVNRINYRGNTKTEDQVLRREMRQMEGGWASTYLIDQSKTRLERLGFFKEVNVETPPVPGTDDQVDVNYSVEEQASGSITASVGFAQSAGLILGGSISQTNFLGTGNKVSIGLTRSEYQTRYNFGFVDPYFTADGVSLGYNAFYRSTNYDDLDVDVASYAVDSLGAGVSLGYPISETSRLTYGLTVQQDKLKTGKYTVDEIFDFVDKEGDNFLNFKASIGWSESTLNKGVLATRGHSQSLTLESTIPGSDLSFYKLDYRGQLFKPINNDYTLRLHTELGYGDGFGGTSGLPFYENYYAGGFNSVRGFKDSSLGPRSTPSRGEGNPGGKPGTIADPDQDPLPFGGNVLVQGGVELLFPLPFVKDQRSLRTSVFWDVGNVFDTNCGSKPDCAKVGFSDMASSVGLGVTWITALGPLSFSLAMPIKKPDDADTQVFQFSLGQTF, from the coding sequence ATGAAACGTCTGCTGCTAACTGCGGTGCTCTCCGCACTGATGATCGCTGAAGTTCACGCCGAGTCCTTCACCATCTCCGATATTCGTGTCAACGGCTTGCAGCGGGTCTCCGCCGGCAGCGTGTTCGGCGCGTTGCCGCTGAACGTCGGCGATCAGGTCGATGATCGCCGCTTGGTCGACTCCACCCGCTCGCTGTTCAAGACCGGCTTCTTCCAGGACATCCAGCTGAACCGCGATGGCAATGTCCTGATCATCAACGTGGTCGAGCGCCCGTCGGTGTCGAGCATCGAGATCGAAGGCAACAAGGCGATCAGCACTGAAGACCTTATGAAGGGGCTCAAGCAGTCGGGCCTCGCCGAAGGCGAGATCTTCCAGCGTGCCACGCTCGAAGGCGTGCGTAACGAACTGCAGCGCCAGTACGTGGCCCAGGGCCGCTACTCCGCCGAAGTCGACGCCGAAGTCGTCCCCCAGCCGCGCAACCGCGTCGGCTTGAAGATCAAGATCAATGAAGGCACCGTGGCCGCGATCCAGCACATCAATGTGGTGGGCAACACGGTGTTCGACGACGAAACGCTGGGCCAGCTGTTCGAGCTCAAGACCACCAACTGGTTGTCGTTCTTCAAGAACGATGACAAGTACGCCCGTGAAAAGCTGTCCGGTGACCTGGAACGCCTGCGCTCCTACTACCTGGATCGCGGCTACATCAACATGGACATCGCCTCGACCCAGGTGTCGATCACCCCGGACAAGAAGCACGTCTACATCACCGTCAACATCAACGAAGGCGAGAAGTACACCGTTCGCGACGTGAAGCTGTCCGGTGACCTCAAGGTGCCGGAAGACCAGGTCAAGTCGCTGCTGCTGGTACAACCAGGTCAGGTATTCTCGCGCAAGGTGATGACCACCACGTCCGACCTGATTACCCGTCGCTTGGGTAACGAAGGCTACACCTTCGCCAACGTCAACGGCGTGCCGCAACCGAACGACCAGGATCACACCGTCGACATCATGTTCGTCGTCGATCCGGGCAAGCGTGCCTACGTCAACCGCATCAACTATCGCGGCAACACCAAGACCGAAGACCAGGTGCTGCGTCGCGAGATGCGCCAGATGGAAGGCGGCTGGGCCTCGACCTACCTGATCGACCAGTCGAAGACCCGCCTCGAGCGCCTGGGCTTCTTCAAGGAAGTCAACGTCGAGACCCCGCCGGTGCCAGGCACCGACGACCAGGTCGACGTCAACTACAGCGTCGAAGAGCAGGCTTCCGGTTCGATCACCGCCAGCGTCGGTTTCGCCCAGAGCGCGGGCCTGATTCTTGGCGGTTCGATCAGCCAGACCAACTTCCTGGGTACCGGTAACAAGGTCTCCATCGGCCTGACCCGTTCCGAATACCAGACCCGCTACAACTTCGGCTTCGTCGACCCCTACTTCACCGCCGACGGTGTCAGCCTGGGCTACAACGCCTTCTACCGCAGCACCAACTACGACGACCTCGATGTCGACGTGGCCAGCTATGCGGTCGACAGCCTGGGTGCCGGCGTCAGCCTCGGCTACCCGATCAGCGAGACCTCGCGCCTGACCTATGGCCTGACCGTACAGCAGGACAAGCTCAAGACCGGCAAGTACACCGTCGACGAGATCTTCGATTTCGTCGACAAGGAAGGCGACAACTTCCTGAACTTCAAGGCCTCGATCGGCTGGTCTGAATCGACCCTGAACAAAGGCGTGCTGGCAACCCGTGGTCACTCGCAAAGCCTCACTCTGGAGTCCACCATCCCGGGCAGCGACCTGTCGTTCTACAAGCTCGACTACCGCGGCCAGCTGTTCAAGCCGATCAACAATGACTACACCCTGCGCCTGCATACCGAGCTGGGCTATGGTGATGGTTTCGGTGGCACTTCGGGCCTGCCGTTCTACGAGAACTACTACGCGGGTGGTTTCAACTCCGTGCGTGGCTTCAAGGACAGCAGCCTCGGACCACGCAGTACGCCTAGCCGCGGTGAAGGCAACCCTGGCGGAAAACCAGGCACCATCGCCGACCCGGACCAGGATCCGCTGCCGTTCGGTGGCAACGTGCTGGTGCAGGGTGGTGTCGAGTTGCTGTTCCCGCTGCCGTTCGTCAAGGACCAGCGCTCGCTGCGTACTTCCGTGTTCTGGGACGTGGGTAACGTGTTCGACACCAACTGCGGCAGCAAGCCTGATTGCGCGAAGGTCGGCTTCTCGGACATGGCCAGCTCCGTCGGTCTGGGCGTGACCTGGATTACCGCGCTGGGCCCGCTGAGCTTCAGCCTGGCAATGCCGATCAAGAAGCCGGACGACGCCGACACGCAAGTATTCCAATTCTCTCTGGGCCAGACCTTCTGA